The following are from one region of the Betta splendens chromosome 15, fBetSpl5.4, whole genome shotgun sequence genome:
- the LOC114870710 gene encoding SLAM family member 9-like — MKGPLCFGLVVVLLLEVLGSVLAVDRYVMVGGSLNLRPKASSDHFNNILWKHNGNLVVEWVEDKVPVEFYSTFKGRSRLDTTNGRLEVDSMTKADSGIYSTEINNLVQSDRYDVKVIGAVPVPEVTRKPLTCGTGSDQRMCTLACNGFEIKDAEPITYSWKRDGEVIPDSSSANLTITNDKETQRVKKYSCLIKNPVSERESKAYDNPFFKEEGSQIGLVAGLVIVVLAVGGVGGFLWWYRKNKQNDNNRQNSDGGVGTSDNKTKSKEGKNENVALMPSNNESQTESKP, encoded by the coding sequence ATGAAGGGACCGCTGTGCTTTGGGCTCGTGGTTGTGCTTCTGTTGGAGGTGCTGGGCTCGGTTCTGGCCGTAGACAGATACGTCATGGTTGGCGGTTCGCTGAACCTCAGGCCTAAAGCCTCGTCCGATCACTTCAACAACATCCTATGGAAGCACAACGGGAACCTGGTGGTTGAATGGGTGGAGGATAAAGTGCCCGTGGAGTTCTACAGTACGTTTAAAGGCCGATCCAGACTGGACACAACCAACGGACGCCTGGAAGTCGACAGCATGACTAAAGCTGACTCAGGGATCTACTCAACGGAGATCAACAACCTGGTCCAGAGCGATCGATACGACGTGAAAGTGATCGGGGCTGTGCCGGTTCCTGAGGTCACGAGGAAACCACTGACATGTGGGACTGGTTCTGACCAAAGAATGTGCACCCTGGCCTGTAACGGGTTTGAGATCAAAGATGCTGAACCCATCACCTACAGCTGGAAGAGAGACGGGGAGGTGATACCGGACTCATCATCAGCGAACCTCACCATCACCAACGACAAAGAAACACAACGAGTGAAGAAGTACAGCTGCCTGATCAAGAACCCAGTCAGTGAGAGGGAGAGTAAAGCCTATGACAACCCGTTCTTCAAGGAGGAAGGTTCCCAAATTGGATTGGTTGCGGGTTTAGTTATTGTAGTTTTAGCTGTAGGGGGTGTAGGAGGGTTCCTTTGGTGGTACCGAAAGAATAAACAAAATGATAACAATAGACAAAATAGTGACGGGGGAGTGGGGACTTCAGACAATAAGACTAAATCTAAGgagggaaaaaatgaaaatgtggcCCTCATGCCATCAAATAATGAATCCCAGACGGAATCTAAGCCATGA